The following coding sequences are from one uncultured Bacteroides sp. window:
- a CDS encoding SusC/RagA family TonB-linked outer membrane protein produces MKKNRIRKIFSEDNPKIRSLTFFVILFLFCAIANAQEKSISITIKKDHIGVAEAFSLIKAQTNVYIMYENQIIDKKLRFPLILERATLKQALDAICTKAGLKYEILDKHVLITKSLPKNVKGKKNHIVGQVLNEAGEALPGATIRVLGTLHGTIADYDGNYSIDAELGDTLQFSFIGMIPTEKCVKDESDINVRLLLGSNLLQEVEIVSTGYQSIAKDRATGSFSHISAKELEKVPAPNVIQRLEGQISGMKISLYSGDKTFSYSNTLKSANSSTRTVGSNEYDMNIRGVTTFKGEKFPLVVVDGVITESDLSNINPNDIDNITVLKDAAAASIWGVRAANGVIVITTKKGSKDSRPKVSFSTSLMVAGKPDINYLKSLSSAEMLDYEKDLVDNNILTDVPASDYYSAQYLLPEGSQLALKLKAGTITQDQYDARVGELSKIDNRSQISKYLLQKASSQQYDLSVSGGGNNSDYFYSASYSKENTNVKRQSGERLTLTLNNNWKLFNWIGLSTSFKGTFFSYKNNGTALNELYPSSGRVLMPYENLADENGNGISYDRLDPTWVSTLSSAFRDWRYNYLDELALRDNKQTDNNLSGSIRLSIPLFKGFTAVSLLAIEKTFSKERRYVSPDGYELRNMVNYYTYPTASSNSLGITNGGILRLVNTDQNNHTFRQQFNYDNVINGIHRINALAGIEMRETNIGQSTSSLFGYNKDTGITNSTINFSNKPTYAWVGGYTESSYTTFIYGGYPTQTDKRRRFLSYYGNAAYTLLNRYSLSGSVRYDDYNNFGLDRKYRATPLYSFGAKWNLSREDFMKPVQWLNNLALRLTYGINGNLSLDLHPFTNISLSGNYVTGQPSASISSTANPELRWEKVYTTNVGVDFALFNSKVNGTVEYYNKRGRDLLYAFPIGSAYVGGISSLLTRNAAAVDAHGIDANLNVTAYQDKDWQAVVGAQFSYNTNKVKDNIFFKENMYANYFSYYPDGIGQLSGYPTDKLLVYRNAGLDEEGLTQVYDENGGIIKASTTTITSFKVFKDAGRKTAPYFGSMNLNLRYKQFSLFALATYQFGNVFLRPTIGNYVTYSNTHFDLSKDIANRWRAPGDENKTIVPGASNNFYSLYRYVYSDANVLKGDYIRMRQVSLNYDIEKEWLSKFHIASARIALSVNNLGLLWTANKQGYDPDYLSSFSAVTNLPAAKSYTLTLNVNF; encoded by the coding sequence ATGAAAAAAAACAGAATTCGGAAAATCTTTTCGGAAGATAATCCTAAAATTAGAAGTTTAACTTTTTTTGTCATTTTATTTCTCTTTTGTGCTATTGCCAATGCACAAGAAAAGTCAATATCCATAACCATAAAAAAGGATCACATTGGAGTTGCAGAGGCTTTTTCTCTCATAAAGGCACAGACAAATGTCTATATAATGTATGAAAATCAAATTATAGATAAGAAACTCAGATTTCCTTTGATCTTAGAACGTGCTACTTTGAAACAAGCTTTAGATGCTATTTGTACAAAAGCAGGATTGAAGTATGAAATATTGGACAAACATGTGCTGATCACTAAATCTCTCCCCAAAAATGTGAAAGGAAAGAAAAATCACATCGTTGGTCAAGTACTCAATGAGGCAGGTGAAGCGTTACCGGGAGCAACTATACGTGTTTTAGGAACGTTGCATGGAACTATTGCCGATTATGATGGAAATTACAGTATTGATGCTGAACTTGGTGATACTCTTCAATTCTCTTTTATCGGGATGATACCTACAGAGAAATGCGTGAAAGATGAAAGTGACATTAATGTACGCCTTCTATTGGGGTCTAATTTGCTCCAAGAAGTTGAGATTGTTTCAACGGGATACCAGAGTATTGCTAAAGATCGTGCCACAGGTTCATTTTCTCATATTAGCGCAAAAGAGTTAGAAAAAGTACCTGCGCCTAATGTGATACAACGCTTGGAAGGACAAATTTCAGGAATGAAGATTTCTCTATACTCAGGAGACAAAACATTTAGTTATAGTAATACACTAAAATCTGCAAACTCTTCGACTCGTACAGTTGGAAGTAATGAATATGATATGAATATTCGTGGGGTAACAACTTTTAAAGGAGAAAAATTTCCTTTGGTGGTTGTTGATGGAGTGATCACTGAATCTGACTTATCAAATATCAACCCTAATGATATTGATAACATCACTGTTTTAAAAGATGCGGCAGCAGCTTCTATTTGGGGAGTTCGTGCGGCTAATGGAGTTATTGTGATTACAACAAAAAAAGGATCTAAAGACTCTAGACCTAAAGTTTCATTTTCAACGAGTTTAATGGTTGCGGGTAAACCTGATATAAACTATCTGAAAAGTTTAAGTTCGGCAGAAATGTTGGATTATGAAAAAGACTTGGTTGATAATAATATATTGACTGATGTTCCGGCTAGTGATTATTATTCAGCCCAATACCTCTTACCTGAAGGCTCTCAATTGGCATTAAAACTAAAGGCAGGAACTATTACTCAAGATCAATATGATGCTAGAGTAGGTGAGTTGAGCAAAATAGATAATAGATCACAAATCTCTAAGTACTTGCTCCAGAAAGCCTCTTCCCAGCAATATGATTTGTCAGTAAGTGGAGGAGGAAATAATTCTGACTATTTTTATTCTGCATCTTATAGTAAGGAGAATACAAATGTGAAAAGACAGTCAGGAGAAAGGTTAACGTTGACTTTGAACAACAACTGGAAGCTATTTAATTGGATTGGTCTTTCTACAAGTTTTAAAGGTACTTTCTTCTCTTACAAAAATAATGGAACTGCTCTTAATGAACTATATCCTTCATCAGGAAGAGTTTTAATGCCTTACGAGAATCTTGCTGATGAAAATGGAAATGGTATTTCATATGATCGCTTAGATCCGACATGGGTATCTACTTTGTCTTCAGCCTTTAGAGATTGGAGATATAATTATTTGGATGAGTTAGCTCTAAGAGATAACAAACAGACAGATAATAATCTGTCAGGTAGTATTAGGCTTTCAATTCCTTTATTCAAAGGATTTACTGCTGTCTCCTTATTGGCAATAGAGAAAACTTTTTCGAAAGAAAGGAGATATGTTAGTCCTGACGGATACGAATTGCGTAATATGGTGAATTATTATACTTATCCTACGGCTTCAAGTAATAGTTTAGGCATTACCAATGGGGGGATTCTTCGTCTGGTTAATACGGATCAGAATAATCATACTTTCCGTCAGCAATTTAATTATGATAATGTTATTAACGGAATTCACCGAATTAATGCGTTAGCAGGTATTGAAATGCGCGAAACGAATATCGGGCAGTCTACATCTTCTTTATTTGGATATAACAAAGATACAGGAATCACGAACTCAACTATAAACTTTAGTAACAAGCCTACTTATGCATGGGTGGGAGGATATACTGAAAGTTCTTATACCACATTTATATATGGTGGCTATCCTACTCAAACTGATAAACGCAGACGTTTCCTCTCTTATTATGGTAATGCAGCATACACTTTGTTAAATCGTTACTCTTTATCAGGTAGTGTTCGTTACGATGATTATAATAACTTTGGTTTGGATCGCAAATATCGTGCAACTCCTCTATACTCTTTTGGAGCAAAATGGAATCTTAGTCGTGAGGATTTTATGAAGCCGGTTCAATGGCTTAATAATTTGGCGTTGAGATTGACTTATGGTATTAATGGTAATTTGTCGCTTGATCTGCATCCGTTTACTAATATATCCTTGAGTGGTAATTATGTTACAGGACAGCCTAGTGCTTCTATTTCTTCGACTGCAAATCCTGAACTGAGATGGGAGAAAGTATATACTACTAACGTCGGAGTGGACTTTGCTTTGTTTAATTCTAAAGTAAATGGGACAGTGGAGTATTACAATAAACGCGGTCGTGATTTGTTGTATGCCTTTCCTATAGGCTCTGCTTATGTTGGGGGGATTAGCAGTCTACTAACTCGAAATGCTGCTGCAGTAGATGCGCATGGTATAGATGCGAACTTGAATGTAACTGCTTATCAAGATAAAGATTGGCAGGCAGTTGTAGGTGCTCAGTTCTCTTACAATACCAATAAAGTAAAAGATAATATTTTCTTTAAAGAAAACATGTATGCTAACTACTTCTCTTATTATCCTGACGGAATCGGTCAGTTATCGGGATATCCTACTGATAAATTATTAGTTTACCGTAATGCAGGGTTGGATGAAGAGGGACTCACACAGGTTTACGATGAGAATGGAGGAATCATAAAGGCTTCTACTACAACAATTACTTCTTTCAAAGTATTTAAAGATGCTGGTAGAAAAACTGCTCCTTACTTTGGAAGCATGAATTTGAATCTCCGATATAAGCAATTTAGCTTGTTTGCTCTTGCTACTTATCAATTCGGTAACGTTTTCTTGAGACCAACGATTGGAAACTATGTCACTTATTCTAATACTCATTTTGACCTCTCTAAAGATATAGCAAATAGATGGAGAGCACCGGGAGATGAAAATAAAACGATTGTGCCAGGAGCTTCTAATAATTTTTATAGTTTGTATCGCTACGTTTACTCCGATGCTAATGTTTTAAAAGGAGACTATATACGCATGAGGCAAGTATCGCTTAACTATGATATTGAAAAAGAGTGGCTTAGCAAATTTCATATAGCTTCGGCTCGGATAGCTCTATCGGTTAATAATCTGGGTCTTCTATGGACTGCTAATAAACAAGGATATGATCCTGATTATTTGTCTTCTTTTAGTGCTGTTACGAATTTACCGGCTGCTAAGTCTTATACACTCACTTTGAATGTTAACTTCTAA
- a CDS encoding sigma-70 family RNA polymerase sigma factor codes for MILEKLKSGDQNALKSLFDAYYSVLCIYSVQITESLHQSEDIVQELFIELWEKKLYNNITTGLGIYLFYAVRNQSVAFARKNHKFSDIQELEELSYSPIEDLYDDEELKLKHEKLHKTLQVLSPQEYKVLTEVVLNGKKYKEVAAELNISINTVKTHLSRAMKTLRKDKTLTFFFISIF; via the coding sequence ATGATATTAGAGAAACTGAAGAGCGGGGATCAAAATGCTTTGAAGAGCTTATTTGATGCCTACTATTCGGTTTTGTGTATCTATTCGGTTCAAATAACTGAGTCGTTACATCAGTCTGAAGATATTGTTCAGGAATTGTTTATTGAACTTTGGGAAAAGAAACTCTACAATAATATCACAACAGGACTCGGCATTTATCTTTTTTATGCAGTGAGAAACCAATCAGTAGCTTTTGCGCGTAAAAACCACAAATTTTCAGATATTCAGGAATTGGAAGAATTGTCTTATTCTCCCATAGAAGATCTGTATGATGACGAAGAGCTCAAGCTAAAACATGAGAAGTTGCATAAAACTTTGCAAGTACTTTCTCCTCAAGAATATAAAGTCTTGACTGAGGTGGTGCTTAATGGCAAAAAGTATAAAGAGGTCGCTGCAGAACTTAATATCTCTATTAATACGGTAAAGACTCATTTATCTAGAGCGATGAAGACTTTACGGAAAGATAAAACACTTACTTTCTTTTTTATCTCTATTTTTTAA
- a CDS encoding TonB-dependent receptor produces MGRISKLIFSCIAAIIVQTAYAQTIKLSGNITDKQGIAIDMATVVVKDSTGKIITGCTSDSLGYFAMEVMPQAYSLHISCVGYADYTHQIGGKSVFVNAVLDDAAINLGEVAVTAKTPLIRREIDRVVLNAEKLNAISTNFMDVLKHMPGVIVQDDNISMLNKGKIIFLMNGREMKMDIKGLFTYLSSLPSDNLKQIEVMTTPPAKYSAEGNAGVINFVTKKLENNYFGGYVANRLSIKERVYDGANLSLQYKHNRLEAYVNTGVGFGTIQSESKRCINYTSEIWNTTNRKFKSNDYVLGTAGADYVLTKNSSVGGILSYINMQPDADDTSKTTILPAATNSRSRYFETTTDFNSNYNRYNANLHYVLNNIGNGGLLNVNADYLNYTINDHVDLQTTHDEDMSYLNSPKTMIDIYQGKADMEMPIGHCIMSYGAAYSQSKTDNRTDYERMSTGQDLSDYFVYRESIFAAYSDVKYKFSDHWNLKFGVRGEYAKLDGNSIKMNNRTVKHLFDVFPTAYVNYSWSDYSALSLSVSSRINRPSYVDINPFTTYNDAHTVTTGNPNLLPEKSYTAELGYALGNFSLSTSVMWKSRVISSYTSIDKTQKLTTMTVDNVMKKQMYSLDASYYFDKILWLDCDIEGSVYKIVSKPMAGYNLEKTNNTSVFLYMNNNFYFNQRKTLMATLWGQYQSKEKDVVGESSSRYRVDLGFKWLLMGKRLSIGVECQNLLASHAKSIVKSEDATYVFDRTPYRVANLTVSYRFGKKLNVQQKKFGIDSGRL; encoded by the coding sequence ATGGGTAGAATTAGTAAATTGATCTTTTCATGCATTGCCGCTATAATTGTACAAACAGCATATGCCCAAACAATAAAACTATCAGGTAATATTACAGATAAGCAAGGTATAGCTATAGATATGGCTACTGTAGTAGTGAAAGATAGTACAGGTAAAATAATTACTGGCTGTACTAGTGACTCGCTGGGTTACTTTGCGATGGAGGTTATGCCACAAGCTTATAGCCTGCACATCTCGTGTGTAGGTTATGCAGACTATACGCATCAGATAGGGGGTAAAAGTGTATTTGTTAATGCAGTGCTTGATGATGCTGCTATCAACCTAGGTGAAGTGGCGGTTACTGCCAAAACTCCGCTTATCCGCCGAGAGATAGATCGTGTGGTGCTCAATGCCGAGAAACTTAATGCCATATCCACCAACTTTATGGATGTGCTGAAGCATATGCCGGGCGTGATAGTACAAGATGATAATATCAGTATGCTTAACAAGGGCAAGATAATCTTCTTGATGAATGGCCGTGAGATGAAGATGGACATAAAAGGACTTTTTACTTATCTTAGTTCACTACCTTCTGATAATCTGAAACAGATCGAAGTGATGACTACTCCGCCTGCTAAATACTCCGCCGAGGGAAATGCTGGAGTGATTAATTTTGTGACCAAGAAACTTGAGAATAACTACTTTGGAGGATACGTAGCCAACCGATTGTCTATCAAGGAGAGAGTATATGATGGCGCAAATCTTAGTCTTCAATACAAACATAATCGGCTTGAGGCATATGTCAATACTGGAGTAGGATTTGGCACGATACAATCAGAGAGCAAGCGTTGTATCAATTATACATCAGAAATATGGAATACCACTAATCGAAAATTTAAATCCAATGATTACGTATTGGGCACAGCCGGTGCCGACTATGTGCTGACTAAAAATTCATCAGTAGGTGGCATCCTGTCTTATATCAACATGCAGCCTGATGCAGATGATACGTCAAAGACCACAATTTTGCCCGCTGCAACAAATAGTCGGTCTAGATATTTCGAAACGACTACCGACTTCAACAGTAACTACAATCGCTACAATGCCAACCTACATTACGTGCTTAATAATATAGGCAATGGTGGATTGCTGAATGTGAATGCCGACTATTTGAATTATACTATCAACGATCATGTAGATTTGCAAACTACACATGACGAGGATATGAGTTATCTGAATTCTCCTAAGACAATGATAGACATCTATCAGGGTAAGGCCGATATGGAGATGCCCATTGGGCATTGCATAATGTCGTATGGTGCAGCTTATTCGCAGTCGAAGACCGATAATCGCACTGACTATGAGCGCATGAGCACTGGTCAAGATTTGAGTGATTACTTCGTATATCGTGAATCTATCTTTGCTGCTTATTCCGACGTGAAATATAAATTTTCGGATCATTGGAACCTTAAGTTTGGTGTGCGTGGTGAATATGCTAAACTTGATGGCAATTCCATTAAGATGAATAATCGCACAGTGAAACATTTGTTCGATGTATTTCCTACGGCATACGTCAATTATAGTTGGAGTGACTATAGCGCCCTTAGTTTGAGCGTATCAAGTAGAATAAATCGTCCTAGCTACGTAGACATCAATCCATTTACTACATACAATGATGCCCATACCGTCACAACGGGTAATCCCAATCTGTTACCAGAGAAGTCATATACGGCCGAACTCGGTTATGCACTTGGAAACTTCTCTTTGTCAACCAGTGTAATGTGGAAGAGTCGTGTGATATCTTCATACACATCAATAGACAAAACTCAGAAACTTACTACCATGACTGTGGATAATGTAATGAAAAAGCAGATGTATAGTTTGGATGCATCATATTACTTCGACAAAATTTTGTGGCTCGACTGCGATATAGAAGGTAGTGTTTATAAGATTGTCTCCAAACCAATGGCTGGATACAATTTGGAAAAAACTAATAATACATCTGTATTCCTTTACATGAATAATAATTTCTACTTTAATCAACGGAAGACCTTGATGGCTACCCTTTGGGGACAATATCAGTCGAAGGAGAAGGATGTGGTAGGCGAAAGTTCTTCAAGATACAGAGTCGACCTAGGCTTTAAATGGCTACTCATGGGTAAACGGTTGTCTATTGGTGTAGAATGTCAAAATTTACTAGCATCGCATGCTAAATCCATAGTCAAGTCTGAAGATGCAACTTACGTATTTGATCGTACACCATATCGTGTGGCAAATCTAACAGTATCTTATCGATTCGGTAAGAAACTTAATGTGCAGCAAAAGAAATTCGGTATAGATTCTGGACGATTATAA
- a CDS encoding RNA polymerase sigma factor, with protein sequence MEAKDEAQYIQRILDGETELYTFFLDRYSRPIYSLLVQMVSCSEDAEELVQDTFLKAFRSLNSYKAESRFSTWLYRIAYNVAISFTRKKRQDFLYIEENMINNVPDEKAKEILCETDDEERILALVKAVELLSVEEKALITLFYYEEKSIEEIGEVLNLSISNVKVRLHRIRKKLYLLMTKE encoded by the coding sequence ATGGAAGCGAAAGACGAAGCACAATATATTCAACGCATACTCGATGGGGAAACAGAACTTTATACGTTTTTTCTTGATCGTTATAGCCGTCCCATCTACTCACTTCTCGTGCAGATGGTTTCATGCTCGGAAGATGCGGAAGAATTAGTGCAGGATACTTTTTTAAAAGCTTTTCGCAGCCTGAATAGTTATAAAGCTGAAAGTCGTTTCTCCACCTGGTTATATCGAATAGCCTATAATGTAGCTATTTCATTTACCAGAAAAAAGCGACAGGACTTTTTATATATTGAGGAGAATATGATCAATAACGTGCCGGATGAAAAAGCAAAAGAAATACTTTGTGAGACGGATGACGAGGAACGAATATTAGCTTTGGTTAAGGCGGTCGAATTATTAAGTGTTGAAGAAAAGGCATTGATCACTCTCTTTTATTATGAGGAAAAATCGATAGAAGAGATAGGAGAGGTGCTTAATTTGAGCATTTCTAATGTGAAAGTTCGCTTGCACCGTATCCGGAAAAAACTATATTTGTTAATGACTAAAGAGTAA
- a CDS encoding RagB/SusD family nutrient uptake outer membrane protein, translating to MKYYNNLVWMFLFLLLLAGCDSYVDIKTQGSLIPKETSNYRYLLNNTEEWETGPNMCDIASDDVSLLDGSSQVNHLESSESTAWWLNVYTWQPEIYPVGGYYNVDFGWKFMYNTITYANVVINEALSSKGGTQAEKEALVAEALVHRADAYLMLVNMYAKPYNSETANSDLGVPLMLVVNTSQPLIRKPVQEIYNQIILDLTRALPALPDEQEYTTLPSKPSAYGELARTYLCMGDYEKANLYADSALIYRNTLNDLSTITAASTENYPQRIHDPEILLSKVAYGGVSSYSPTAMRLSQSLLNLLGTKDKRYTLFTATSADVLYTGDEDPDGRCFYRDYVLYEARNIGPSVPEMMLIKAEYYARNGNPDLAMDWVNKLRVKRFAEADYAPLEATDSTDALIKVINERHREFFCRMLRWWDMRRLKDDPLFQMTLTRTLNGTTYTLDHSSNRYVFPIASYQVLLNPEMIQNP from the coding sequence ATGAAATATTATAATAATTTAGTCTGGATGTTTCTCTTCCTTCTTTTGTTAGCAGGATGTGATAGTTATGTAGATATTAAGACGCAAGGTTCCCTTATTCCAAAAGAAACTTCTAATTATCGTTATTTACTTAATAATACGGAGGAATGGGAAACGGGACCTAATATGTGTGATATTGCCTCTGACGATGTTTCATTGTTGGATGGTAGTTCTCAAGTCAACCATTTAGAAAGTTCTGAATCTACTGCATGGTGGCTTAATGTATATACCTGGCAACCTGAAATATACCCTGTTGGAGGATATTATAACGTCGATTTTGGTTGGAAGTTTATGTATAATACAATTACTTATGCAAATGTTGTCATAAATGAGGCCCTTTCGAGCAAAGGAGGTACACAAGCTGAGAAAGAAGCTTTGGTAGCGGAAGCTTTAGTTCACAGAGCTGATGCTTACCTGATGCTTGTAAATATGTATGCAAAGCCTTATAACTCAGAGACTGCAAATTCTGACCTAGGTGTTCCTTTGATGCTTGTCGTTAATACCAGTCAGCCGCTCATCAGAAAGCCTGTACAAGAAATTTATAACCAAATTATTCTTGATTTGACACGAGCGTTGCCTGCATTGCCGGATGAACAGGAATATACTACTCTTCCATCTAAGCCTTCAGCTTATGGTGAATTGGCGCGTACTTATTTGTGCATGGGAGATTATGAAAAGGCTAATTTGTATGCTGATAGTGCCTTGATATACAGAAATACGCTTAATGATCTCAGCACGATAACAGCTGCATCTACAGAGAATTATCCACAAAGAATACATGATCCCGAGATCCTATTATCAAAAGTAGCATACGGTGGTGTTTCTTCTTATTCTCCTACTGCTATGAGGTTGAGTCAAAGTCTACTTAACCTGTTGGGAACAAAAGATAAAAGATATACTCTGTTTACTGCTACTAGCGCTGATGTTTTATATACCGGTGATGAAGATCCTGACGGACGTTGTTTCTATAGAGACTACGTGTTGTATGAGGCGCGTAACATTGGTCCTTCGGTTCCGGAGATGATGCTTATTAAGGCTGAATATTACGCTCGTAACGGAAATCCTGATTTGGCGATGGATTGGGTTAATAAATTGAGAGTGAAACGATTTGCTGAAGCGGATTATGCACCACTTGAAGCAACTGATTCTACTGATGCGTTAATTAAAGTAATCAATGAGCGTCATCGGGAGTTTTTCTGCCGCATGTTGCGTTGGTGGGATATGCGTCGCTTAAAAGATGATCCTTTATTCCAGATGACTCTTACGAGAACTCTGAATGGAACAACATATACTCTTGATCATTCTAGCAATAGATATGTTTTCCCTATAGCAAGTTATCAGGTTTTATTGAATCCGGAAATGATACAAAATCCTTGA
- a CDS encoding low specificity L-threonine aldolase, with translation MRSFASDNNSGVHPLVMEALVRANDNHALGYGEDHWTEEAVAKIKEVFTSDCEPLFVFNGTGSNIVALQLMVRPYHSIICAETAHIYVDECGSPVKNTGAQIRPVVTTDGKLTPELILPYLHGFGDQHHSQPGAIYLSQCTELGTIYTVDELKAITSLAHQYNMRVHMDGARIANACAALNVSLREMTLDCGIDVLSFGGTKNGLMMGECVIVFDNSLKAEARFVRKQSAQLASKMRYLSSQFTAYLTDDLWLKNAVHANAMAHRLYEELKDVQGVCFTQKAESNQLFLSMPRKLIDKLLQSYFFYFWKEEKDEIRLVTSFDTTDEDIDQFIKVLHS, from the coding sequence ATGAGAAGTTTTGCATCTGATAATAATTCAGGAGTTCATCCACTAGTAATGGAAGCATTAGTTCGGGCTAACGATAACCATGCTTTGGGGTATGGAGAAGATCATTGGACGGAAGAGGCGGTTGCTAAAATTAAAGAAGTTTTTACTTCTGACTGTGAACCTCTATTTGTATTTAACGGTACCGGAAGTAATATTGTGGCGCTTCAGTTAATGGTGCGTCCTTATCATTCTATCATCTGTGCCGAAACGGCTCACATTTATGTGGATGAATGTGGCTCTCCTGTAAAAAATACCGGAGCACAAATTCGTCCGGTTGTAACTACTGATGGTAAACTGACGCCGGAATTAATTCTACCTTATTTGCATGGCTTTGGCGATCAGCATCATTCGCAACCGGGGGCTATTTATTTGTCACAATGCACAGAGTTAGGAACCATTTATACGGTTGATGAACTTAAAGCAATCACTTCCTTAGCTCATCAATACAACATGCGTGTACATATGGATGGAGCTCGGATTGCTAATGCTTGTGCTGCCCTTAATGTTTCTTTACGGGAAATGACACTCGATTGTGGAATTGATGTGCTTAGTTTTGGAGGAACAAAAAATGGCCTGATGATGGGGGAATGTGTCATTGTTTTCGACAACTCGTTGAAAGCTGAGGCTCGCTTTGTTCGGAAACAATCGGCTCAGCTAGCATCTAAGATGCGCTATCTTTCTTCTCAGTTCACAGCATACCTTACAGATGATCTTTGGTTAAAGAATGCAGTGCATGCTAATGCCATGGCACATAGATTATATGAGGAATTAAAGGATGTTCAAGGTGTTTGCTTTACTCAGAAAGCTGAAAGTAATCAGTTATTTCTCTCTATGCCGCGAAAATTAATTGATAAATTACTGCAATCTTATTTCTTTTATTTCTGGAAAGAAGAGAAGGATGAGATTCGTCTAGTTACTTCTTTTGATACGACTGATGAAGATATAGATCAATTCATAAAAGTTCTTCATTCATAA
- a CDS encoding FecR domain-containing protein, whose product MDHSDNFVLLFRKYIDRELSQSELKELKEWINESADNKKLFVSFLSLHKVDLQLISKDLIDNRDAWNKVHRRINTRRRKQLMVRWTVAASVIAIIGFFSALYWSAPELFLTREDSFAQLYPNMGEKKAFLTLSNGKIIPLQGKSKMVISESNGKVVGYNESNHLIYENNRQINYVVPLYNKITVPRGGEYTITLSDGTRVWLNADSKLEYPVSFSNIRNVKLEGEAYFEVAHDKHKPFIVYSRNIKVQVLGTKFNVNSYDPAHVFVTLAEGKVSVSSPYESKILFPGDQAEMSTNKALSDVKKVNVNIYTSWVTGTFEFNDTPMEDIVTQLSLWYNVKMKFASPELKQITFTGAILKSKSLGYALELIQRVSNINFEKKENVIVVTQQQ is encoded by the coding sequence ATGGATCACAGTGACAATTTTGTACTCCTCTTTCGTAAATACATAGATAGGGAGTTATCACAATCAGAATTGAAGGAGCTGAAAGAATGGATTAATGAATCTGCAGATAACAAGAAGCTATTTGTTAGCTTCCTGTCTTTGCATAAGGTTGATCTACAGCTTATAAGCAAGGATCTGATTGATAATAGAGACGCCTGGAATAAAGTTCACCGGAGAATTAATACTCGGAGAAGAAAGCAGCTGATGGTTCGTTGGACTGTTGCCGCTTCTGTTATTGCAATCATAGGCTTTTTCTCTGCTCTTTACTGGAGTGCTCCTGAACTCTTTTTGACACGCGAAGACTCTTTTGCTCAATTGTATCCAAATATGGGTGAGAAAAAGGCTTTTCTTACTTTGTCAAATGGCAAAATTATTCCGCTTCAGGGGAAGTCAAAAATGGTTATTAGCGAATCCAATGGTAAAGTTGTAGGATATAATGAGTCAAATCATCTTATTTATGAAAATAATCGCCAGATAAATTATGTGGTGCCATTATATAATAAGATAACGGTTCCTCGTGGAGGAGAATATACAATCACTTTATCTGATGGAACGCGGGTCTGGCTTAATGCGGATTCAAAATTGGAATATCCAGTTTCTTTCTCCAATATTCGTAATGTGAAATTAGAGGGTGAGGCTTATTTTGAAGTTGCTCACGACAAACATAAACCTTTTATTGTTTATAGCCGTAATATTAAGGTGCAGGTTTTGGGTACGAAATTCAATGTAAACTCTTACGATCCTGCGCATGTGTTTGTTACTTTGGCTGAGGGTAAGGTATCAGTATCTTCTCCCTATGAAAGTAAAATTTTGTTTCCGGGTGATCAAGCTGAAATGTCCACTAATAAAGCTCTTTCTGACGTGAAGAAAGTAAACGTTAATATTTATACTTCATGGGTTACCGGTACTTTTGAGTTTAATGATACACCGATGGAAGATATCGTGACTCAACTTTCACTATGGTATAATGTGAAGATGAAGTTTGCTTCGCCTGAACTGAAACAAATAACCTTTACAGGAGCTATCTTGAAAAGCAAATCATTGGGATATGCATTAGAGCTAATTCAAAGGGTTTCAAATATTAATTTTGAGAAAAAAGAAAATGTAATTGTGGTGACACAACAACAATAA